The DNA region ggttaggtacattcgtgcaacgattgtgctttttttgcaaatgtgcATTTATTAAATCATCCCCGTTTGGTGAAgttggtcttcacacagttggcaacgagccaggcggcccaaactgctgcatataccctgactctgttgcacagaacgcaagagaagtgacacaattaccctagttaaaagaaattcatgttagcaggcaatattaactaaatatgcaggtctaaaaatatatacttgtgtattgattttaagaaaggcgttgatgtttatggttaggtacacattggtgcaacgacagtgcttttacgcgaatgtgcttgttaaataaccttgttttaaaaaaaaaacatttggcgaagtaggctatgattcaatggTAAATTACCAGGCACTGCATCGATTACtgtatatgcaacacaggacaaactagataaactagtaatatcatcaaccatataTAGTTAACTCGTGATTACGTTAAGATtgatttgttttttataagatacgttaaatgctagctagcaccttaccttggctccttgctgcactcacataacaggtagtcagcctgccacgcagtctcctcgtggagagcAATGTAATCGGCCACGATCTGTGTCcaaaatgctgattaccgattgttatgaaaacttgaaatcggccctaatttatCGGCCAATCCTGATTAATTGGTTGACCTCTAGTCTGTTGTTCTATGGCATGTACTCAAACACAACATTTGAAGTGTGGAGTATTATCTACATGTGATATGGTTCTGGTAGTTCTGATGGTCTGTACTTCCTGGTTACAGGTAGCAGTCTACATTCCTCACCTGGCCAAGTTCAGTCCTGATCTCTGGGGTGTGTCCCTGTGTACAGTGGACGGACAGAGGTGGGTACAACCTCCCTGTGTACAGTGGATGGACAGAGGTAGGTACAACCTCTCTGTGGACGGGCAGAGGTAGGTACAACCTCTCTGTGTACAGTGGATGGACAGAGGTAGGTACAACCTCTCTGTGGACGGGCAGAGGTAGGTACAACCTCCCTGTGTACAGTGGACGGACAGAGGTAGGTACAACCTCTCTGTGGACGGGCAGAGGTAGGTACAACCTCTCTGTGTACAGTGGATGGGCAGAGGTGGGTACAACCTCCCTGTGTACAGTGGATGGACAGAGGTAGGTACAACCTCCCTGTGTACAGTGGACGGACAGAGGTGGGTACAACCTCCCTGTGTGTCTATATATCTGGATGATTGATAACTGAATGTGAAATAGTGACTCATACCACTGACACCTTTTCatctggtcctctccttcttcctctggtcccctctctctctctctctctctctcgctctgtttctttctttcttcctctgtttcctctgtcctttgtttctctggtcctctctcctttcttcctctggtcctctctcctttcttcctctgtttctctggtcctctctcctttcttcctctgtttctctggtcctctctcctttcttcctctggtcctctctcctttcttcctctgtttctctggtctctctctcctttcttcctctgtttctctggtcctctctctcctttcttcctctgtttctctggtcctctctctcctttcttcctctgtttctctggtcctctctcctttcttcctctgtttctctggtcctctctcctttcttcctctggtcctctctctcctttcttcctctgtttctctggtcctctctctcctttcttcctctgtttctctggtcctctctctcctttcttcctctgtttctctggtcctctctctcctttcttcctctgtttctctggtcctctctctcctttcttcctctgtttctctggtcctctctcctttcttcctctgtttctctggtcctctctcctttcttcctctgtttctctggtcctctctctcctttcttcctctgtttctctggtcctctctcctttcttcctctgtttctctggtcctctctctcctttcttcctctgtttctctggtcctctctcctttctttctctggtcctctctctcctttctttctctggtcctctctctcctttctttctctggtcctctctctcctttctttctctggtcctctctctcctttctttctctggtcctctctctcctttcttcctctggtcctctctctcctttcttcctctttctctggtcctctctctcctttcttcctctgtttctctggtcctctctctcctttcttcctctgtttctctggtccctctctcctttcttcctctgtttcgctggtcctctctctcctttcttcctctgtttctctggtcctctctctcctttcttcctctgtttctctggtcctctctctcctttcttcctctgtttctctggtcctctctctcctttcttcctctgtttctctggtcctctctctcctttcttcctctgtttctctggtcctctctctcctttcttcctctgtttcgctggtcctctctctcctttcttcctctgtttctctggtcctctctctcctttcttcctctggtcctctctctcctttcttcctctttctctggtcctctctctcctttcttcctctggtcctctctctcctttctttctctggtcctctctctcctttctttctctggtcctctctctcctttctttctctggtcctctctctcctttctttctctggtcctctctctcctttctttctctggtcctctctcctttctttctctggtcctctctctcctttctttctctggtcctctctctcatttctttctctggtcctctctctcctttctttctctggtcctctctctcctttcttcctctgtttctctggtcctctctctcctttcttcctctgtttctctggtctctctcctttctttctctggtcctctctctcctttctttctctggtctctctcctttctttctctggtcctctctctcctttcttcctctgtttctctggtcctctctctcctttctttttctctggtcctctctctcctttcttcctctggtcctctctctcctttcttcctctttctctggtctctctctcctttcttcctgtttctctggtccctctctcctttcttcctctgtttctctggtcctctctctcctttcttcctctgtttctctggtcctctctctcctttcttcctctgtttcgctggtcctctctcctttcttcctctgtttcgctggtcctctctctcctttcttcctctgtttcgctggtcctctctctcctttcttcctctgtttctctggtcctctctctcctttcttcctctgtttctctggtctctctcctttctttctctggtcctctctcctttcttcctctttctctggtcctctctcctttcttcctctgtttctctggtcctctctctcctttcttcctctgtttctctggtcctctcactcctttcttcctctgtttctctggtcctctctctcctttcttcctctgtttctctggtcctctctctcctttcttcctctgtttcgctggtcctctctctcctttcttcctctgtttctctggtcctctctctcctttcttcctctggtcctctctctcctttcttcctctttctctggtcctctctctcctttcttcctctgtttctctggtctctctcctttctttctctggtcctctctctcctttcttcctctttctctggtcctctctctcctttcttcctctgtttctctggtctctctctcctttcttcctctgtttctctggtcctctctctcctttcttcctctgtttcgctggtcctctctctcctttcttcctctgtttctctggtcctctctcctttcttcctctggtcctctctctcctttcttcctctttctctggtctctctctcctttcttcctctgtttctctggtcctctctctcctttctttctctggtcctctctctcctttcttactctggtcctctctcctttctttctctggtcctctctctcctttcttctctggtccctctctctcctttcttcctctgtttctctggtcctctctctcctttcttcctctgtttctctggtctctctcctttctttctctggtcctctctctcctttctttctctggtctctctcctttctttctctggtcctctctctcctttcttcctctgtttctctggtcctctctctcctttcttcctctgtttctctggtcctctctctcctttcttcctctttctctggtcctctctctcctttctttctctggtcctctctctcctttcttcctctggtcctctctctcctttcttcctctttctctggtcctctctctcctttcttcctgtATCTCTGGTCCTCTCgctcctttcttcctctgtttctctggtcctctctctcctttcttcctctgtttctctggtcctctctctcctttcttcctctgtttcgctggtcctctctctcctttcttcctctgtttcgctggtcctctctctcctttcttcctctgtttctctggtcctctctctcctttcttcctctgtttctctggtcctctctcctttcttcctctgtttctctggtctctctcctttctttctctggtcctctctctcctttcttcctctttctctggtcctctctctcctttcttcctctgtttctctggtcctctctctcctttcttcctctgtttctctggtcctctctctcctttcttcctctgtttctctggtcctctctctcctttcttcctctgtttcgctggtcctctctctcctttcttcctctgtttctctggtcctctctctcctttcttcctctggtcctctctctcctttcttcctctttctctggtcctctctctcctttcttcctctgtttctctggtctctctcctttctttctctggtcctctctctcctttctttctctggtcctctctctcctttcttcctctttctctggtcctctctctcctttcttcctctgtttctctggtcctctctctcctttcttcctctgtttctctggtcctctctctcctttcttcctctgtttcgctggtcctctctctcctttcttcctctgtttcgctggtcctctctctcctttcttcctctgtttctctggtcctctctcctttctctggtcctctctctcctttctttctctggtcctctctctcctttctttctctggtcctctctctcctttcttcctctgtttctctggtcctctctctcctttcttgctctgtttctctggtcctctctctcctttcttcctctgtttctctggtcctctctctcctttcttcctctgtttctctggtcctctctctcctttcttcctctgtttctctggtcctctctctcctttctttctctggtcctctctctcctttctttctctggtcctctctctcctttcttcctctttttctctggtcctctctctcctttcttcctctgtttctctggtcctctctctcctttcttcctttaTTTCCTCTTTACTAATGGCCTTttcccaccctctgtctctccccccagaCACTCAGTGGGGGACACTAAGCAGCCCTTCTGTCTCCAGTCGTGTGTGAAGCCACTGGAGTATGCTGTGGCCATCCACGAGGCTGGGACAGAGAAGGTACACCGCTATGTGGGGATGGAGCCCAGCGGACTCAAATTCAACAAGCTCTACCTGGATGAGGAAGGTGGGTAAGGGAACCCTTGCTCCTGTTGCTGTACATTACTGTCTTGCGGGTGTTTTGTTAGTTTGCTGcacaaatatgatttgatttcaGTACAAGTTAAGACCACGTGAGTTCAGGTTGATAGGATCTTCTACTTTATACCAAGTGGATGTGATGTCAGCTCTCGAAGAATGACTTAGTCTCCAAATAGTAAAGCATCATTCTACTTCTGTGACCATACTGTATTCTGTCTTAACTCTGATAATAACCAATTTGTGTTTTGTGTGCCTAGACAAACCCCACAACCCCATGGTGAATGCTGGAGCCATTGTGATTAGCTCTCTTATCAAGGtaactagacagacagtctacaacCACCCTATACATGGTGTGAGTGTATCTGTAACTAGACAGACCACCCTATACATGGTGTGAGTGTATCTGTAACTAGACAGACCACCCTATACATGGTGTGAGTGTATCTGTAACTAGACAGACCACCCTATACATGGTGTGAGTGTATCTGTAACTAGACAGAGCACCCTATACATGGTGTGAGTGTATCTGTAACTAGACAGACCACCCTATACATGGTGTGAGTGTATCTGTAACTAGACAGACCACCCTATACATGGTGTGAGTGTATCTGTAACTAGACAGACCACCCTATACATGGTGTGAGTGTATCTGTAACTAGACAGACCACCCTATACATGGTGTGAGTGTATCTGTAACTAGACAGACCACCCTATACATCGTGTGAGTGTATCCTGTCTGACTTTAAATATTCCCTTAAAACATCCACTCTCAATGATGCATCAGTGATATTTGTCACTGTCATTATTTGCTGAATCCACTCAGTGTTTGACAAGCAAATAAACACAACAAACCAAGATCCAGGGCATCTGTCAATCTTTGACCCGAAGCTGACGTAGGTTTGGCTTTGTCCCGTTGAAACATGCagctctaaacacacacacacggcctatCTGGCACGTGAGGTAGATAGTAGTTACATGTACAGTAGTGTAGTCAGTAGGGTAGTCAGTAGTGTAGTGAGTAGGGTAGTCAGTAGTGTAGTGAGTAGGGTAGTCGGTAGTGTAGTGAGTAGGGTAGTCGGTAGTGTAGTGAGTAGGGTAGTCGGTAGTGTTGACCCTGGTTCTGCCAGCTTTACTGCTCTCCTGTCATCCTCAGCGTGCTGGGGGAGGGACCCTGGGACCGGTGGGACCACCAGTTTAACCAATTAACAGAGCACTTTGGAGAGGTGGTCCGTgtagtgtgtgttatctcagagagagagagaaaggtacatAGACAGAGCAGGCGAGTTGAACTgatatatagttatatatttCGGCTATAAAGACAGCGGGGGCCCCAGCCATATGGGGCCCCAGGCATATGGGGCCCCAGGCAAAGGGGGCCCCAGCCATATGGGGCCCCAGGCAAAGGGGGCCCCTGCCATATGGGGCCCCAGGCAAAGGGGGCCCCAGGCAAAGGGGGCCCCAGGCAAAGGGGGCCCCAGGCAAAGGGGGCTCCAGGTGGAAGTTAGCCTGAAGGAATAACAGGAGGGTTTAAGTCTGGATTTCTGCCTATCTGTTCAGAATGAATCTAGAATTTAATAGACATACTTAAATAAAACTATTACTGTGTAATGCATCTTTGTGACGCAAACAATCTTATTTATACCCCAATACTGGACATTTGGGGTCACTTGGGCCATCATGGCTATGCTCtataatttatattttttacttttattttacctttatttaaccaggcaagtcagttaagaacaaattcttattttcaatgacggcctaggaacagtgggttaactgcctgttcaggggcagaacgacagatttgtaccttgtcagctcgcaaccttccggttactagtccaacgctctaaccattaggctaccctgccgccccaatataaaGTAGCccctttaaaaaatgtattccaAACCAAATCCACCTTTAACCTCTCAATGCTGGGTCAGTGATACACCTGTTTCAGACCAGGTGCTGTTGCTTAGGAACAGGTGATATTGTAGATTTACTACAGAGTACCTGTCCTATCCTGAGACTTCATATAACCAGTGTCTTTATTATTTACCGTCTACTGTGATAACTGCTTGTTTTTGTCACCTTGTTCATGAGTAGACATTAGGACTTCGAGATGTGTGATCATTCACACTGTTTAAAGTGTGTTGAGCCTACGGAGTCCTGAAGCCCTGTAGAACATCGCCACCCTGTGGCTGACTACTGAAAAGGTTTTGATGTGGTGACCTATCGTTTACAcggctgttctgtctgtctttctgtgtgtcaccagcccggtTCAAATAAGGCAGAGAAGTTTGACTATGTAAGTAGATTTAGACTTAATGTGTGTCATCATCCAGTATCATTCAAACGTAGTTCTATACAATGCACACATGATACGTTACATTACAATACGTTACTatatctctcatcctctctcctcagatgATGGAGTTCATTAAGAAGATGGCCGGTCGAGAGTACGTGGGGTTCAGCAATGCCACGTGAGTTTTAGTTAATTGTCTTCATTTTCCGAAAGCAGAGTTATTCTCTCTGTTATAttattgatgttgttgttgttgactctctttgtctctctgtgtctcaggtTCCAGTCGGAAAAAGAAACAGGCGACAGAAATTTTGCAATTGGGTACTACCTTAAAGAGAAGAAGGTGTGTGTGGGAACAGTGACGATGGGAACGTTTTAATTAAGGTAGTTCTGGGACACACCTCCTGATAACTTTCCAGCTCCTCCTCAGGTCAGGTGGTTTGTGCACCAGAAAGATATTGATCCCTCACTGTGCGATGGTTATGGGATATTAATGTTTGAGATATTCTGTACCTGTATGAAATATTGATCATAGGAACTGATTTCCATCTGCAGTGTTTTCCCACTGGGGCAGAAATGATTGACGCGCTGGACTTCTATTTCCAGGTAAACTACACTTCCTCGGATAAACTTTATCACACTGTGACAGTGGATGTGGTTTTGCTCATTCTGGTAATGCGTCATTATGCTGACTTGTGACTGGACGGTAACATAAAGCACTTGCTGTGTTTATGAGTCACAGACACTGGAGCGGTTTCCCAGACATAAATTAGTCTTAGTCCTCGACCTAAAAAAGGTtatttcaatggagattctccatatacTTCTAAATTCAGTTCTAGGCTTAATATGTGTCTGGAATAACACGGAGCCTACATGTTTCTCTCTATATCATTGCTTTAGTAAATCAACTATTTCCTTTCAGCTGTGTTCCATAGAGGTGACGTGTGAGTCTGGAAGTGTCATGGCGGCAACGCTGGCCCACGGGGGGATCTGCCCAATCACCGGCGAGCGCGTCCTGAGTGCCGAGGCCGTAAGGAACACCCTGAGTCTCATGCACTCCTGCGGCATGTACGACTTCTCTGGACAgatggccttccatgtaagtcaaactggccttccatgtaagtcatactggccttccatgtaagtcaaactggccttccatgtaagtcaaactggccttccatgtaagtcatactggccttccatgtaagtcaaactggccttccatgtaagtcatactggccttccatgtaagtcatactggccttccatgtaagtcatactggccttccatgtaagtcatactggccttccatgtaagtcatactggccttccatgtaagtcaaactggccttccatgtaagtcatactggccttccatgtaagtcatactggccttccatgtaagtcaaactggccttccatgtaagtcaaactggccttccatgtaagtcaaactggccttccatgtaagtcaaactggccttccatgtaagtcaaactggccttccatgtaagtcaaactggccttccatgtaagtcaaactggccttccatgtaagtcaaactGGCCTTCCATGCCTTCCATAAGtcaaactggccttccatgtaagtcaaactggccttccatgtaagtcaaactggccttccatgtaagtcaaactggccttccatgtaagtcatactggccttccatgtaagtcaaactggccttccatgtaagtcatactggccttccatgtaagtcaaactggccttccatgtaagtcaaactggccttccatgtaagtcatactggccttccatgtaagtcatactggccttccatgtaagtcatactggccttccatgtaagtcaaactggccttccatgtaagtcaaactggccttccatgtaagtcatactggccttccatgtaagtcatactggccttccatgtaagtcaaactggtcttccatgtaagtcatactggccttccatgtaagtcaaactggccttccatgtaagtcaaactggccttccatgtaagtcatactggccttccatgtaagtcatactggccttccatgtaagtcatactggccttccatgtaagtcatactggccttccatgtaagtcaaactggccttccatgtaagtcatactggccttccatgtaag from Oncorhynchus masou masou isolate Uvic2021 unplaced genomic scaffold, UVic_Omas_1.1 unplaced_scaffold_4241, whole genome shotgun sequence includes:
- the LOC135534963 gene encoding glutaminase kidney isoform, mitochondrial-like isoform X1, which produces MGRGGYNLPVYSGWTEVGTTSLCTVDGQRHSVGDTKQPFCLQSCVKPLEYAVAIHEAGTEKVHRYVGMEPSGLKFNKLYLDEEDKPHNPMVNAGAIVISSLIKPGSNKAEKFDYMMEFIKKMAGREYVGFSNATFQSEKETGDRNFAIGYYLKEKKCFPTGAEMIDALDFYFQLCSIEVTCESGSVMAATLAHGGICPITGERVLSAEAVRNTLSLMHSCGMYDFSGQMAFHVGLPAKSGVSGAVLLVVPNVMGVMCWSPPLDRVGNSVRGIHFCQELVSSFNFHNYDNLRHLVKKQDPRRQDGDDRNKSVVSLMFAAYSGDVSALRRFALSLMDMELKDYDSRTALHVAAGEGHVDVVRFLTDACKVNPFVKDRWGNIPLDDALQFGHSAVVKVLQDYQVACQEQERLPVADTIPIAPKLETVEGMV